One Herbaspirillum rubrisubalbicans genomic window carries:
- a CDS encoding urease subunit gamma, which yields MELTPREKDKLLIFTAALLAERRKARGLKLNYPEAVALITAAIMEGARDGKTVAELMSEGTTILTRNDVMEGVPEMIPDIQVEATFPDGSKLVTVHHPIP from the coding sequence ATGGAACTGACACCAAGAGAGAAAGACAAGCTGTTGATCTTCACCGCCGCGCTGCTGGCCGAGCGCCGCAAGGCCCGTGGCCTGAAGCTCAACTACCCGGAAGCGGTGGCGCTGATCACGGCGGCCATCATGGAAGGGGCACGCGATGGCAAGACGGTGGCCGAGCTGATGTCCGAGGGCACCACCATCCTCACGCGTAACGACGTGATGGAAGGCGTGCCGGAGATGATCCCCGATATCCAGGTCGAAGCCACCTTCCCCGATGGCAGCAAGCTGGTCACCGTCCACCATCCGATTCCTTGA
- a CDS encoding urease subunit beta, with protein sequence MIPGEMLVEPGDIELNTGRPTVTVTVANSGDRPIQVGSHFHFYETNPALLFEREAGYGMRLNIAAGTAVRFEPGQERTVELVALAGDRRVYGFNALVMGRLKAQHSNDKKGQTK encoded by the coding sequence ATGATTCCAGGCGAAATGCTGGTCGAACCCGGCGACATCGAACTCAACACCGGCCGCCCCACCGTGACGGTGACGGTGGCCAATAGCGGCGACCGACCGATCCAGGTCGGCTCCCACTTCCATTTCTACGAGACCAATCCGGCGCTGCTGTTCGAACGCGAAGCGGGCTACGGGATGCGCCTCAATATCGCAGCCGGCACCGCGGTGCGCTTCGAGCCGGGCCAGGAACGCACGGTGGAACTGGTGGCGCTGGCCGGTGACCGGCGCGTCTATGGTTTCAATGCCCTGGTGATGGGCAGGCTCAAGGCACAGCACAGCAACGACAAGAAGGGGCAGACCAAATGA
- the ureC gene encoding urease subunit alpha: MSKISRSAYAEMFGPTVGDRVRLADTELFLEVEKDYTIYGEEVKFGGGKVIRDGMGQSQRAHADVMDTVITNALIVDHWGIVKADIGIKSGKIAGIGKAGNPDIQPGVTMAIGGATEIIAGEGMIVTAGGIDSHIHFICPQQIEEALMSGVTTMLGGGTGPAVGTAATTCTPGPWHIHSMLAAADAFPMNLGFLGKGNVSLPLPLEEQIRAGAIGLKLHEDWGSTPAAIDNCLTVADRMDIQVAIHTDTLNEGGFLEHTLAAFKDRTIHTFHTEGAGGGHAPDIIAAVGEGNVLPSSTNPTRPFTVNTLDEHLDMLMVCHHLDPAIAEDIAFAESRIRRETIAAEDILHDIGAISMMSSDSQAMGRVGEVIMRTWQTAHKMKVQRGSLKEDSSRNDNFRIKRYIAKYTINPAITHGISHVVGSLEVGKIADIVLWKPAFFGAKPSMILKSGMIAAAQMGDPNASIPTPQPVHYRMMFGAYGGGLKTSMTFVSQAAFDAGIGEQLKLNKPVVAVKNMRHLRKRDMIHNGATPKMEVDSETYEVRADGELLVCEPARSLPLAQRYFLF, translated from the coding sequence ATGAGCAAGATTTCCCGTTCGGCCTATGCCGAGATGTTCGGCCCCACCGTGGGCGACCGTGTGCGCCTGGCCGATACCGAGCTGTTCCTGGAGGTGGAGAAGGACTATACGATCTATGGCGAGGAAGTGAAGTTCGGCGGCGGCAAGGTGATCCGCGACGGCATGGGCCAGTCGCAGCGCGCCCACGCCGACGTGATGGATACCGTCATCACCAATGCCCTGATCGTAGATCACTGGGGCATCGTCAAGGCCGACATCGGCATCAAGTCCGGCAAGATCGCCGGCATCGGCAAAGCCGGCAACCCGGATATCCAGCCCGGCGTGACCATGGCCATTGGCGGTGCCACCGAGATCATTGCCGGTGAAGGCATGATCGTCACCGCGGGCGGCATCGATAGCCACATCCACTTCATCTGCCCACAGCAGATCGAGGAAGCGCTCATGAGTGGCGTAACCACCATGCTCGGCGGCGGCACCGGTCCGGCGGTCGGCACGGCGGCCACCACCTGCACGCCCGGCCCCTGGCACATCCATTCCATGCTGGCCGCAGCCGATGCCTTCCCGATGAATCTCGGTTTCCTGGGCAAGGGCAATGTCAGCCTGCCGCTGCCGCTGGAAGAACAGATCCGTGCCGGCGCCATTGGTCTGAAGCTGCACGAGGACTGGGGCTCCACGCCGGCGGCCATCGACAATTGCCTGACGGTGGCCGATCGCATGGACATTCAGGTGGCCATCCACACTGACACCTTGAACGAAGGTGGCTTCCTGGAGCATACGCTGGCCGCCTTCAAGGATCGCACCATCCACACCTTCCACACCGAAGGCGCGGGCGGTGGTCACGCACCCGACATCATCGCCGCCGTGGGTGAAGGCAACGTGCTGCCTTCCTCCACCAACCCGACGCGCCCCTTCACGGTCAACACGCTGGACGAACACCTGGACATGCTGATGGTCTGCCATCACCTGGACCCGGCCATCGCCGAAGACATCGCCTTTGCCGAATCGCGCATTCGCCGTGAGACCATTGCCGCCGAAGATATCCTGCATGACATCGGCGCGATCTCGATGATGTCATCCGACTCGCAGGCCATGGGCCGCGTGGGCGAGGTGATCATGCGCACCTGGCAGACCGCGCACAAGATGAAGGTGCAGCGCGGTTCGCTCAAGGAAGATAGCTCGCGCAACGACAACTTCCGCATCAAGCGCTACATCGCCAAGTACACCATCAATCCGGCCATCACCCACGGCATCTCGCACGTGGTGGGTTCGCTGGAGGTGGGCAAGATCGCCGACATCGTGTTGTGGAAGCCGGCCTTCTTCGGCGCCAAGCCGTCGATGATCTTGAAGAGCGGCATGATCGCAGCAGCCCAGATGGGCGACCCGAATGCCTCGATTCCGACGCCACAGCCGGTGCATTACCGCATGATGTTCGGGGCCTATGGCGGCGGTCTGAAGACCTCGATGACCTTCGTGTCACAGGCGGCCTTCGATGCCGGCATCGGTGAACAGTTGAAGCTCAACAAGCCGGTGGTGGCGGTGAAGAACATGCGCCATCTGCGCAAGCGCGACATGATCCACAACGGCGCCACGCCGAAGATGGAAGTGGATTCCGAGACCTATGAAGTGCGCGCCGATGGTGAATTGCTGGTGTGCGAACCGGCGCGTTCGCTGCCGCTGGCACAACGTTATTTCCTGTTCTGA
- the ureE gene encoding urease accessory protein UreE, whose amino-acid sequence MLTLNTKIAQADQIDGELELPYDQREKSRLRATLRSGEDVAVFTVRGTVLRDGDLLRGDDGRVVKIIAKAEATYRVDASDAHLLLRCAFHLGNRHTQAHIGHEAGVGFLRIRKDPVLKEMLEGLGARVSEEQAAFEPEAGAYGGGHHHHGDDHHHHPLAPIPLRQKIHRPSDKKEEG is encoded by the coding sequence ATGCTGACTCTCAATACCAAGATAGCCCAGGCCGACCAGATTGATGGCGAACTGGAACTGCCCTACGACCAGCGCGAGAAGAGCCGCCTGCGTGCCACGCTACGCTCGGGCGAGGATGTGGCCGTCTTTACCGTGCGCGGCACCGTGCTGCGCGATGGGGACCTGCTGCGCGGCGATGATGGTCGCGTGGTGAAGATCATCGCCAAGGCTGAAGCCACTTATCGGGTCGACGCGAGCGATGCGCACCTGCTGTTGCGCTGTGCCTTCCACCTCGGCAATCGTCATACCCAGGCGCATATCGGGCATGAGGCCGGGGTGGGTTTCCTGCGCATCCGCAAGGATCCGGTGTTGAAGGAAATGCTGGAAGGACTAGGCGCGCGCGTGAGCGAGGAACAGGCTGCGTTCGAGCCGGAAGCCGGCGCCTATGGTGGCGGGCATCATCATCATGGCGATGATCACCACCACCATCCGCTGGCACCGATCCCGCTGCGGCAGAAGATTCATCGCCCCAGCGACAAGAAGGAAGAGGGCTGA
- a CDS encoding urease accessory protein UreF, translating into MQASALLHLLQLSSPSLPIGAYSYSQGLEAAIENGLVSSEASARAWIGQALHEVVARFEAPIFARLVAAFEARDAAAVSLWTERFVAARDTSEFRAETIQMGYSLGKLASDLKLGDPALLALLQAQAEVPLPTALAFATVALKVPREAAVLGMLFAWAENQVLACVKTVPLGQVAGQRILLSLQPELEQAAATALALPDDDLCNWAPGLSLLSMQHEVQYSRIYRS; encoded by the coding sequence ATGCAGGCCAGCGCCTTGCTGCATCTGCTGCAATTGAGCAGTCCTTCCCTGCCCATTGGCGCCTATAGCTATTCGCAAGGGCTGGAGGCGGCCATCGAAAACGGGCTGGTCAGCAGCGAAGCCAGCGCACGTGCCTGGATCGGCCAGGCCTTGCATGAGGTGGTCGCACGTTTCGAGGCACCCATTTTTGCACGGCTGGTGGCGGCCTTCGAAGCGCGTGATGCAGCTGCGGTCAGCCTGTGGACCGAGCGCTTCGTGGCCGCGCGTGATACTTCCGAGTTTCGCGCCGAGACCATCCAGATGGGTTATTCGCTGGGCAAACTGGCCAGCGACCTGAAGCTGGGCGATCCCGCATTGCTGGCGCTGCTGCAGGCGCAGGCCGAGGTACCGCTGCCCACCGCACTGGCTTTTGCCACCGTGGCGCTGAAAGTGCCGCGTGAGGCGGCGGTGCTGGGCATGTTGTTCGCCTGGGCCGAAAATCAGGTGCTGGCCTGCGTGAAGACGGTACCGCTGGGACAGGTGGCGGGACAACGCATCTTGCTGTCGCTGCAGCCGGAGCTGGAGCAGGCGGCTGCCACGGCCCTGGCGCTGCCGGACGACGACTTGTGCAACTGGGCACCGGGGCTTTCACTGCTGTCGATGCAGCATGAGGTGCAATACAGCCGCATCTATCGTTCTTAA
- the ureG gene encoding urease accessory protein UreG, with product MSNSTSNPLRVGIGGPVGSGKTALCEMLCKRMRDHYDMAVITNDIYTKEDMEILLRADALPAERLMGVETGGCPHTAIREDASINLEAIARMSADFPDLDLILVESGGDNLAATFSPELSDLTIYVIDVAGGEKIPRKGGPGITRSDLLIINKTDLAPYVGANLDIMAADAKRMRGERPFVFTNLRSGEGVEKVIDYIRKQGLLDEKPGH from the coding sequence ATGAGCAATTCCACTTCCAATCCGCTGCGCGTGGGCATCGGCGGGCCGGTCGGTTCCGGCAAGACGGCGCTGTGCGAAATGCTGTGCAAGCGTATGCGCGACCATTACGACATGGCCGTCATCACCAATGACATCTACACCAAGGAAGACATGGAGATCCTGCTGCGCGCTGATGCCTTGCCGGCCGAGCGGCTGATGGGGGTGGAGACCGGTGGCTGCCCGCACACTGCGATTCGCGAGGATGCCTCGATCAACCTGGAGGCGATTGCCCGCATGAGCGCCGATTTCCCGGACCTGGACCTGATCCTGGTGGAGTCCGGTGGCGACAACCTGGCGGCGACCTTCAGCCCGGAACTGTCGGACCTGACTATCTATGTGATCGATGTCGCCGGTGGCGAGAAGATCCCGCGCAAGGGCGGCCCCGGCATCACCCGTTCGGACCTGCTCATCATCAACAAGACCGACCTGGCGCCCTATGTGGGGGCGAATCTGGATATCATGGCGGCCGATGCCAAGCGTATGCGCGGCGAGCGCCCCTTCGTGTTCACCAATCTGCGCAGCGGCGAGGGTGTGGAAAAGGTGATCGACTACATCCGCAAGCAAGGCTTGCTGGATGAAAAGCCCGGCCACTGA
- a CDS encoding HupE/UreJ family protein produces the protein MLTLSTKTRARLGVLAITVLATGVALAHPGHPDSTMNGSASMAAGFAHPFSGIDHLLAMLAVGVWAAQNKQRALWVLPLAFPLMMVAGALLAFSGVQVPGVETGIAASVAVLGLLIAFAVRMPLWGSTLVVSLFAMFHGYAHGVELPHGSSAALYGTGFIVATALLHAAGLGIGLVAGQKVADRVVRIGGVGIAAVGAYLLAV, from the coding sequence ATGTTGACGCTCTCGACCAAGACCCGCGCCCGCCTGGGCGTTCTGGCCATCACCGTGCTGGCGACCGGTGTCGCACTGGCACACCCCGGACATCCCGATTCCACCATGAATGGCTCGGCCAGCATGGCCGCCGGCTTCGCCCACCCGTTCTCGGGCATCGACCACTTGCTGGCGATGCTGGCCGTGGGTGTGTGGGCGGCGCAGAACAAGCAGCGCGCGCTGTGGGTGCTACCGCTGGCCTTTCCGCTGATGATGGTGGCGGGAGCGTTGCTGGCCTTTTCTGGCGTTCAGGTGCCCGGCGTGGAAACTGGTATCGCTGCCTCGGTGGCGGTGCTAGGGCTGCTGATTGCTTTTGCCGTGCGGATGCCGCTGTGGGGTAGCACGCTGGTGGTGTCGCTGTTTGCGATGTTTCATGGTTATGCACACGGCGTTGAACTGCCGCATGGCAGCTCGGCGGCGCTGTATGGCACCGGCTTCATCGTGGCAACGGCTCTGCTGCACGCAGCCGGCCTGGGTATTGGCCTGGTCGCTGGGCAGAAGGTGGCTGACCGTGTGGTGCGCATCGGCGGAGTAGGGATTGCTGCTGTCGGTGCCTATCTGCTGGCGGTTTGA
- a CDS encoding BON domain-containing protein — translation MKKTPFVAHLLAASFLIAATVPTVQAADAPSAQKAGAYIDDSVITAKVKAALLEDKQVSAMKIKVTTKDGVVTLKGSVPTTELGQHALQLVAGVEGVRDVKSELTVRAG, via the coding sequence ATGAAGAAGACCCCATTCGTTGCCCACCTGCTGGCCGCCAGCTTCTTGATCGCCGCCACCGTCCCGACCGTGCAGGCCGCCGACGCGCCAAGCGCACAGAAGGCGGGCGCTTATATAGATGACTCGGTCATCACCGCCAAGGTCAAGGCGGCGCTGCTGGAGGACAAGCAAGTCTCGGCCATGAAGATCAAGGTCACTACCAAGGATGGCGTGGTCACCTTGAAGGGATCGGTGCCCACCACGGAACTGGGTCAGCACGCATTGCAGCTGGTGGCCGGGGTCGAGGGGGTGCGCGATGTGAAAAGTGAGCTGACGGTAAGGGCTGGATAA
- a CDS encoding sigma 54-interacting transcriptional regulator, which translates to MGKTTPLLLVDDDPDLLRLLTLRLNASGYRILAVESAEAALAQLAISLPALVITDVRLPGMDGLALFAEIRSRYPALPVILLTAHGTIPDAVDATTQGAFAYLTKPFDGHVLLDKVAQALSLSAPAQEAPDAAWRADIISRSQRIDELLAEARLVAASDASLLIRGESGTGKELLARAIHRASPRADKPFIAVNCGAIPEQLLESELFGHVKGAFTGAVEHREGLFQAADGGTLFLDEIGDMPPALQVKLLRVLQEKTVRQVGANESGEVNVRVISATHRDLEIAMMQGQFRQDLYYRLNVVALNLPSLEERREDIALLANHFLKTIAAKYPKRLTGFAPDALEVLSLAHWPGNVRQLYNVVEQVCALSTAPLIPASLVQRALRVPTLDLLRYAEAKQKFERDYLVRLLKLTDGNVSDAARLADRNRTEFYRLLQKNGLDPRRFRGGEEPVALERQSGIV; encoded by the coding sequence ATGGGAAAGACTACCCCCCTGCTGCTGGTCGATGATGATCCCGACCTGCTGCGCCTGCTGACCCTGCGCCTGAACGCCAGCGGTTACCGCATCCTGGCCGTGGAAAGCGCCGAAGCCGCACTGGCGCAGTTGGCCATCTCGCTGCCGGCGCTGGTGATCACCGATGTGCGCCTGCCGGGCATGGATGGCCTGGCGCTCTTTGCCGAGATCCGCAGCCGCTATCCGGCCTTGCCGGTGATCCTTCTGACCGCCCACGGCACCATCCCCGATGCAGTCGATGCCACCACTCAGGGCGCTTTTGCCTACCTGACCAAGCCCTTCGATGGCCACGTGCTGCTGGACAAGGTGGCCCAGGCCCTGAGCCTGTCCGCCCCGGCCCAGGAGGCGCCCGATGCCGCCTGGCGCGCCGACATCATCAGCCGCAGCCAGCGTATCGACGAATTGCTGGCCGAGGCGCGCCTGGTGGCGGCATCCGACGCCAGCCTGCTCATCCGTGGCGAGAGCGGCACCGGCAAGGAGTTGCTGGCGCGTGCCATCCATCGCGCCAGCCCGCGGGCCGACAAGCCCTTCATTGCCGTCAATTGCGGCGCCATTCCCGAGCAGTTGCTGGAGTCCGAGCTGTTCGGCCACGTCAAGGGTGCTTTCACCGGGGCTGTCGAACATCGCGAAGGCCTGTTCCAGGCGGCCGATGGTGGCACGCTGTTCCTCGATGAGATCGGCGACATGCCGCCGGCCTTGCAGGTCAAGCTCTTGCGCGTGCTGCAGGAGAAGACCGTGCGCCAGGTCGGCGCCAATGAGTCGGGGGAGGTCAACGTCAGGGTGATCTCGGCCACCCATCGTGACCTGGAGATTGCCATGATGCAGGGCCAATTCCGCCAGGATCTGTATTACCGGCTCAATGTGGTGGCGCTCAATCTGCCTTCGCTGGAGGAGCGGCGCGAGGATATCGCCTTGCTGGCCAATCACTTCCTCAAGACCATCGCCGCCAAGTATCCCAAGCGCCTGACCGGGTTTGCACCGGATGCGCTGGAGGTGTTGAGTCTGGCGCACTGGCCCGGCAATGTGCGCCAGCTCTATAACGTGGTGGAACAGGTGTGCGCTTTGTCGACCGCGCCGCTGATCCCGGCGTCCCTGGTCCAGCGTGCGCTGCGGGTACCGACGCTGGACCTGCTGCGTTATGCGGAAGCCAAGCAGAAGTTCGAGCGTGATTACCTGGTGCGGCTGCTGAAGTTGACCGACGGCAATGTGTCGGACGCGGCCCGGCTGGCTGATCGCAACCGCACCGAGTTCTACCGGCTGCTACAGAAGAACGGGCTGGACCCGAGGCGTTTCCGGGGCGGGGAAGAGCCCGTCGCGCTGGAGCGACAGAGTGGAATCGTTTGA